In one window of Thermus aquaticus DNA:
- a CDS encoding glutaredoxin family protein, whose protein sequence is MVRLYGIPGCGPCEIVKMFLERNGVPYEFVNAKADPEAAKKIAELVGSPTAGVVLEWRGRLEAIRGVSPQSLNAWLARYRESA, encoded by the coding sequence ATGGTGCGGCTTTACGGCATCCCCGGGTGCGGTCCCTGCGAGATCGTGAAGATGTTCCTGGAAAGAAACGGCGTTCCCTACGAGTTCGTGAACGCCAAGGCCGACCCCGAGGCCGCCAAAAAGATCGCCGAGCTGGTGGGAAGCCCCACGGCCGGGGTGGTGCTGGAGTGGCGGGGGCGCCTCGAGGCCATCCGCGGGGTTTCCCCGCAAAGCCTGAATGCCTGGCTCGCCCGCTACCGGGAAAGCGCCTAA